ACATCGGTTGTGGAGACCACGGCCTGCTTCTGTCCGACCATCACTCTCAGCCCAAGATCCTGCGTTTCAGAACGCTCAATATCCTCCAGATTTCCTAAACGATAGCTCGCACCAAAGGAGGTGCTTTCCACCATCAAAGCATCTGCGGCATCCGCTCCTGCCTTTTTGGCGCGGGAAATCAGGTCTTGAAGGAGATCGGTACGGTCTTGGGCTTGCTGCATGTGAGAGAACATCCGTGACAGGGCAGGGGCATTTCAGCCCCGATAGTGGGGGTCTTATACCAGAAAAAGCGCGAATGTCGCGCGAGCGACAAAACGCGGGCACCTGAGTTGAGCTTTTCAGGCAGCAGGAAAATGCACCGCCAAAGCGGTCAGATTGTGTAGGTGAGCGAAAAGTAGAGACACCCAACACCCGTGATGAGCTGCCCGAGCCAGGTGAGCAATGTGCCCCAAAGTCTCGGCCGCGTGCTGTCAGCGGAGATGTAGAGGCCGATCGCATGTAACACGCGCCCCATGGTAAGAGCGATGCCCGCAGCGTGAATGATCCAAATTGAGGCTGACAATATGAAGAGCCCGATGAGACCAATCAGGCCAATGGGCGTGTATTCACTATTCACAATGTGCGCCCGCGTGGATTTGTAAAGCGGCTCGTGATCGCCTGTCCCGGTCATGACATTGGTCTTAAGGCGGGTGGCAGAAACCCTGTAGGCCAACGCTAGGTTCAAAAGCAGGTTTATCGCAATGTAAAGCCCGACCATTTGAAGCGGGTTGTCGATCATATCTCAGTTCCTTCGCGGCCCAGCACCCTTGGATTTAGGGGCTGATTCGACACTTCCTCGAAAACTTAGCACGAAGCTGCGCCGTTTTTTCCAGACTTCTGGAGCACCCACAAAAGATTGAAGCGTACGTTAAAGAGATGGAAAGAATGCGGTCTCTATTCTTCGGGCTCCAAGGGGACATCCCTTGCCAGCAATGCAGGCCAGTAGGATCCAGTAGGATAGGGAAATTTGATGCGATTTTTCGCTGATAAAGGTGACGCAGATCGGTTTCGCAGATGCTGGACATCTGCTGGGTTTGACGCAGATCCCTACCGCCTTCCTTCCAGCCTGACAGTTCCATTTCAGCCAGCCTGGCGCCGCGCCCTTGGCTTTGTCCGCTATGCAACCATCTATCGGGATCGCATTGTCGTTCAGGACAGCTCGCCGCCTCTTGGTGTGTGGGAGTGGGAGGCGCCAGTGACTGAGTTCTCAGGCGTGGTGATGGCAATTGCGTATAAAGGTCGGGACCGCGAGGCCCCAGTGATATTGATTGAGCTGTGCCATCCCGACCCCACGAAAACCATAACTGTTCATGCTTCATTTGATGGCGCTGACGCAGGCGCGCGGTGGCGCTCCTGGGCAAGTGTCTTGAACCTGCCTTTACTTGTGCAGGACCGAAGCGGCGATTTGCGCGAAACGTCAGAACAGATTGGTGCGCTCAAAACACAGGCTCCGCAGCCCCATCGTGGCGCAAGCCCTTTGACAATGCGGCGTCCTCTAAGCTTTGGCTTCACCGGCAGGCCACGACAATGGAGTGACCGGGTATCCGCCTCCCGGCCACATGCATATTGATCTCAGATTTTTGAGAAATCAGGCGCCCTTCGTTCTGCAAATGCCATTGCCGCTTCGGCAAATTCGGCTGTCTTGAGCTGTGCTGAAAAGTGCACGCTTTCATCTGCCATTTGCTGCGCAACATTTGCATGTTCCTTGCGGACAAGCTGCTTGGTGAGCTTCACCGCATTGGGTGCTTTAGCGGCAAGGGCTTTGGCGCGAACGGTTGCTTCTGCAAGAAGAGCGTTCTCATCGAATATGGAGCAGACAAGGCCCATCTTCTCCCCGTCCTCGGCGCTGACCTTTGTCCCCAACAGGAACATGTCATTGGCTTTTTGTGTCCCAATCAGATTGGGCAATAGCAGGCTGGATCCTGCTTCAGGAACCAGCCCCAGATTGACAAAGGGTGTCTGGAAGGTCGCATTAGGGGATGCATAGACCAGGTCACAGTGCAAGAGCATGGTGACGCCAACGCCGATGGCAAGGCCGTTCACCGCAGCGACAATGGGTTTTTCAGCATTGAGGATGGCCTGGAGGTAACGTCCGACGGGCGGTAATTCATTTTCGCCTTTGGGCACATCATCACTGCCTGCAAAGTCCCCCAGATCATTGCCAGCGGTAAAAGAATCGCCTGACCCGGTGATCAAGACCACACGGGTATCCGGGTCTGTTTGAGCGGCGACGACATTGTCCGCAAGGGCCGCATACATGTCTTGGGTGAGCGCATTTTTCTTTTCCGGTCGGTTCATGGTGAGCGTGAGAACGCCGGCTTCCTTTTGAACCTGAATATGGTCAGATGTCGCAATCATGGAGAAAGATCCTTTTGACTATTTGGGGGAAGGTCCCGCGCTTGTCAGAGACGCAGCGCGGGCCGATGTTGAAATGACTTGGGTGAGAAACCGTTCAATGGTTTCCACATCGTGGGGGGCGAAGCCTTCAAGGAGGTCTGCATTGGCCTGCTTTGTCAGCGGGACAGACTTCCGGATGGCTTCTTTACCTTTGGGGGTGAGGCTAATGCATTGCGCACGCTTATCTTGCACGTCAGCAACCCGGTGGATGAACCCGGCTGTCTCCAGACGCGTGAGGAGAGTGGTTACGGCAGACTTATTCATGTCCAACGCTTTAGCGATCGCAGAGGGTTTGCAGGGTGCCTGTTTGCCGATGACAAAGAGAGCCCCTTGCTGAACGGCACTGATGCCTAGCGACGCCTGCAAACGCTGATCGGCGGCTCGGAAAAGCGCGCGATGGGCGAGCTGCATAAGATGGAATATGCGGGGTGGGTGAGACATATGGTTCATATATGAACTATATGTCTCCTTGGCAAGCGGAATGACCAAATTGGAGAAAACCTCAGGAGAACCGCCAGACAGACGTGTTTCGTACGTCTGTGTCTTCCAGCTCCCGCGACGTTTTCACGGCATAGGAAATCAGTTTCTGAAGCCGGTCTTTGGGAAGATAGGTGCGCCCCGGATCTCCGATGAACACGTCTATCCCTTTCGAAGCTTGGTCCTGTAGCCATGTTTCGACTTCGCCAGCGAGCGGTTGCTCGTAGCACATGTCACCGACAAGGATGGTATCCCAAGGACCATCCTGGCCTACGAGATCTTGCGAGCTTGTTGAGAGTGAAACACTGTTGGCCTGAGCATTGAGCTCTGCCGCGGCACACGCAAAAACATCAATATCTGTAGCCAGCGCTGACGCGGCGCCAGCATGCAGGGCGGCGAGGCCAACCAGCCCCGACCCGGAGCCAAAGTCGAGCACCCTCTTCTGAGCGATGATTTCCGGACTGTCGAGCAGATAGCGGGCAAGAGCTTGTCCGCCTGCCCAGGCAAAGGCCCAAAAGGGCGCTGGAAGTCCGGTCGCAGTCAGTTCCTCCTCACCCATGTGCCAGAGGGTGTCGCCCTCGGTTGCCAGATGTAAAAGAAGTTCCGGCACGAGAGGTGGCTCGTGCAATGCGGTATGTGCTCGGATAAACGCGGAAGGGTCTTCCCAGGCAGTGGACAGGTCGTCAGTTTGCAGCTTCAAACCCTTCCGACGTAATGCCGGCAACCCGGCGTCGTGTGTTGTGAATGACTTCGCCTGGTTTGTCCTCGTCGTCCGGTTTTGACGTCGCCATCTTGATCACTTCCCAATATCCATTCTTGGTTTCCATTCGGTCCCAATGCCCGTTGGCTTTGAGGAATTCCTGCGCTTTGGGAAGGTTGTAGCAGGGGATCCACATCATCAAATGATGTTCGACATGATAGTTGACCCAATAGGGCCCAAAAAACGCGCGTTCCCAAAGGCTAAGCACCGTTGTCCGGGATGAGCGGAAAACATCATCGCTGTCCGGCACCATGGCATGTTCGGCGATGTTCCGAATACGGGTGATAAGCTGATGCCAAGTCAGGAAGGGGAGCAGCCACAGAACGAAATAGAGATACCAGTGCCCTGTCGCGGTAAGACCTGCAAACAGGATGAGATGCGTGACGGTCGCGCGACCCAGTTTTGACCAATAGCGTTTAATACGATCGGCAAACGGCGTACCTGCAGGACCAATGGCGCTCACGATTTGAGCTTTACGCTGCTGGTATCCTGTCTGGCCTGTAATGTCCCGCCACATTTTTCGCCGGAAGCTCTTTTTTGTGATGGGGAACGGAGCGGAAAGGATCAAATCCGGGTCGTCTGTCTGCTGAGTACTATTATGGTGCTTCAGGTGATAGCGCCGATAGGACCAGGTTTCGGCCATCAATGGATAGGCGCCGAGCCATTGACCAATGAACTCATTGAGCTTTGGCGATTTGGCCAGAACGCCATGAGACGCATCATGCATGAGAATGGCCAGACCCAACTGTCGACTGCCGATAATCAAGAACGCAAGAATGAAGGTAATCGGATTTGGGAAATAGACGAACAGTGCCATAGCGGCAAAGCACGTTCCCCAGGCATGAGCGGCGATCCATATTGCACGAAGATCAGAACGTTCGCGGACGACGGCAATCTGTTCGTCGGTGAGAAGGTCTTGTGCTTTGACTTTTTTCATACCCGGCTCTCCAGTTTTGTCTTTGTCGCTGTCGGTCGGGCGGTCACGCCAAGCGCACCAAAGCAGAATTGAACGATACTGTTGAGGACATCGTCGCTTCCCAGCGCATCGGTTTCTGGCGCA
The DNA window shown above is from Parvibaculaceae bacterium PLY_AMNH_Bact1 and carries:
- a CDS encoding enoyl-CoA hydratase (Derived by automated computational analysis using gene prediction method: Protein Homology.); the encoded protein is MIATSDHIQVQKEAGVLTLTMNRPEKKNALTQDMYAALADNVVAAQTDPDTRVVLITGSGDSFTAGNDLGDFAGSDDVPKGENELPPVGRYLQAILNAEKPIVAAVNGLAIGVGVTMLLHCDLVYASPNATFQTPFVNLGLVPEAGSSLLLPNLIGTQKANDMFLLGTKVSAEDGEKMGLVCSIFDENALLAEATVRAKALAAKAPNAVKLTKQLVRKEHANVAQQMADESVHFSAQLKTAEFAEAAMAFAERRAPDFSKI
- a CDS encoding 50S ribosomal protein L11 methyltransferase (Derived by automated computational analysis using gene prediction method: Protein Homology.) yields the protein MQTDDLSTAWEDPSAFIRAHTALHEPPLVPELLLHLATEGDTLWHMGEEELTATGLPAPFWAFAWAGGQALARYLLDSPEIIAQKRVLDFGSGSGLVGLAALHAGAASALATDIDVFACAAAELNAQANSVSLSTSSQDLVGQDGPWDTILVGDMCYEQPLAGEVETWLQDQASKGIDVFIGDPGRTYLPKDRLQKLISYAVKTSRELEDTDVRNTSVWRFS
- a CDS encoding MarR family transcriptional regulator (Derived by automated computational analysis using gene prediction method: Protein Homology.); its protein translation is MNHMSHPPRIFHLMQLAHRALFRAADQRLQASLGISAVQQGALFVIGKQAPCKPSAIAKALDMNKSAVTTLLTRLETAGFIHRVADVQDKRAQCISLTPKGKEAIRKSVPLTKQANADLLEGFAPHDVETIERFLTQVISTSARAASLTSAGPSPK
- a CDS encoding MAPEG family protein (Derived by automated computational analysis using gene prediction method: Protein Homology.); this encodes MIDNPLQMVGLYIAINLLLNLALAYRVSATRLKTNVMTGTGDHEPLYKSTRAHIVNSEYTPIGLIGLIGLFILSASIWIIHAAGIALTMGRVLHAIGLYISADSTRPRLWGTLLTWLGQLITGVGCLYFSLTYTI
- a CDS encoding DUF6101 family protein (Derived by automated computational analysis using gene prediction method: Protein Homology.), with the protein product MRFFADKGDADRFRRCWTSAGFDADPYRLPSSLTVPFQPAWRRALGFVRYATIYRDRIVVQDSSPPLGVWEWEAPVTEFSGVVMAIAYKGRDREAPVILIELCHPDPTKTITVHASFDGADAGARWRSWASVLNLPLLVQDRSGDLRETSEQIGALKTQAPQPHRGASPLTMRRPLSFGFTGRPRQWSDRVSASRPHAY
- a CDS encoding fatty acid desaturase family protein (Derived by automated computational analysis using gene prediction method: Protein Homology.), which codes for MKKVKAQDLLTDEQIAVVRERSDLRAIWIAAHAWGTCFAAMALFVYFPNPITFILAFLIIGSRQLGLAILMHDASHGVLAKSPKLNEFIGQWLGAYPLMAETWSYRRYHLKHHNSTQQTDDPDLILSAPFPITKKSFRRKMWRDITGQTGYQQRKAQIVSAIGPAGTPFADRIKRYWSKLGRATVTHLILFAGLTATGHWYLYFVLWLLPFLTWHQLITRIRNIAEHAMVPDSDDVFRSSRTTVLSLWERAFFGPYWVNYHVEHHLMMWIPCYNLPKAQEFLKANGHWDRMETKNGYWEVIKMATSKPDDEDKPGEVIHNTRRRVAGITSEGFEAAN